From a single Desulfatirhabdium butyrativorans DSM 18734 genomic region:
- a CDS encoding C-GCAxxG-C-C family protein has protein sequence MESQFALNVRRSAEDSFASGLYCAESVVLALADAMGVESELLPKAATAFCSGMGRMCGTCGALSGAIMGVGLALGRTEATESVQPAYAGTQRLIREFEQEFGARDCHVLLGCDLNTPEGQSMFKEKKLGAHCAKFTGKAAEIAARIIEEMANPAVNTDAAR, from the coding sequence GTGGAATCACAGTTTGCCCTGAACGTTCGTAGGTCCGCCGAGGACTCATTCGCCTCTGGCCTCTACTGCGCGGAAAGTGTTGTGCTCGCGCTTGCCGACGCAATGGGCGTCGAGTCAGAGCTTCTTCCCAAGGCAGCAACAGCCTTTTGCAGCGGCATGGGCAGAATGTGCGGCACTTGTGGCGCGCTCTCCGGCGCCATCATGGGCGTTGGCCTCGCACTTGGGCGCACCGAAGCTACCGAGTCCGTCCAACCCGCATACGCTGGAACTCAGCGTCTCATTCGAGAGTTCGAACAAGAGTTTGGCGCCCGCGACTGCCATGTCTTGTTGGGCTGCGATCTCAACACACCGGAAGGTCAGTCGATGTTCAAAGAAAAAAAGTTGGGAGCGCACTGCGCCAAATTTACGGGTAAGGCCGCTGAAATTGCCGCTCGCATCATCGAAGAAATGGCTAACCCGGCGGTCAACACGGACGCTGCTCGATAA
- a CDS encoding type II toxin-antitoxin system Phd/YefM family antitoxin — protein MQKLKIDQDIRSMSEVRNAMAAYIKQVHDTKRPVIITQHGKGVAVLLGANEFEAMQEKIDLLSDVQTALNQLAKGEGIAHQTAKAKLLKQVPQ, from the coding sequence ATGCAAAAGCTTAAAATCGATCAAGACATCAGGTCAATGTCGGAAGTCAGAAATGCTATGGCTGCTTACATCAAACAAGTCCATGATACCAAGCGTCCGGTTATCATTACGCAGCATGGCAAAGGTGTTGCCGTCCTTTTAGGTGCGAATGAGTTTGAAGCAATGCAAGAAAAAATTGATCTTCTTTCAGACGTTCAAACCGCTCTCAACCAACTGGCAAAAGGAGAAGGGATTGCCCACCAAACGGCAAAAGCCAAATTATTGAAGCAAGTCCCCCAATGA
- a CDS encoding cupin domain-containing protein, with product MNNEQATPETKGVMVKLLAALDLGPELEGMAGRQLRMGLVTIEPGGVFGPMHDHKDRPGMVYILQGTITDHRNGVAKDYGPGVGWPEDRNTTHWLENRGRIPAVEISVDIARQEYALGGHLTWSGRTIQSTERSRARFVRVSDSLPMPLPARAAVSNFVIGAALGFLRN from the coding sequence ATGAACAATGAGCAGGCGACACCTGAAACGAAGGGGGTCATGGTTAAGCTGCTGGCAGCTCTTGACCTTGGCCCTGAACTCGAGGGCATGGCGGGGCGCCAATTACGAATGGGTCTGGTGACCATCGAACCGGGCGGCGTCTTCGGTCCGATGCACGACCATAAGGACAGGCCGGGCATGGTCTATATCCTGCAAGGGACGATTACGGATCATCGCAATGGCGTGGCAAAGGACTATGGGCCGGGCGTGGGCTGGCCCGAGGATCGGAACACCACACACTGGCTTGAGAACCGAGGAAGAATTCCGGCAGTAGAGATTTCAGTCGATATAGCCAGGCAAGAGTACGCTCTGGGCGGACATTTAACATGGTCAGGGCGAACCATTCAGTCCACCGAACGGTCGCGGGCCAGATTCGTTCGGGTGTCAGATTCGCTGCCGATGCCCCTGCCAGCTCGCGCGGCGGTCAGTAACTTCGTCATTGGCGCCGCATTAGGTTTCCTAAGAAACTAG
- a CDS encoding type II toxin-antitoxin system RelE/ParE family toxin encodes MKIVWSPLAVERASEIVDYISRDKPLAANNWIDTVFSMVDQLRANPEIGRIVPEINEHQFRELIYGNYRIIYHIGIKRISILTIRHGKQILPIDEIKA; translated from the coding sequence ATGAAAATCGTATGGTCACCCCTTGCTGTTGAAAGGGCGTCAGAAATAGTGGATTACATTTCGCGAGATAAACCCTTGGCAGCAAACAACTGGATCGATACAGTGTTTTCAATGGTTGACCAACTGCGAGCCAATCCAGAAATTGGACGGATCGTCCCTGAAATTAATGAACATCAATTCAGGGAGTTAATTTACGGAAATTATCGGATCATCTATCATATCGGTATAAAACGAATATCCATACTTACTATTCGACATGGAAAGCAGATATTGCCAATTGATGAAATCAAAGCATAA